The nucleotide window AGGTCTTGCGCACGAATTCGCCGAGGCATGCCAGGCGTTGTTGGTCCCCGTCGGCGGCTTGACTCATCCTGTCGAGAATGAACACATATTGTGCCGACTGCGCCCGTTGTCGAGCCAAGTCCGCGATCACCAGGATCTCGGCGGCGAGCTGCGACTCGCTCATCCGCACCACCTGGGCGGTGAGCCGGATCTGCTCGACGCGGCCATCCATCAACGCCGACACCGACACGCTGCCTTGGGGATTGGTCACCGTGGCAGTCTCGACCTGAGCCTGCGTGTCGTCCACGGTGGTCTCGCCGTCGGTGGGCGCAGGCCGGGCCAACCCAACGATCGGGTCCACAGCCCACCGGGGCGCGCCGTCGGTGCCCCAGGGATCAACGGCGTCGAAATCGTCGCGGTCGAAGTCATCCCTAGGTAGCGCCATCACGGCGTCCCTTCTCGACAACCGCATCGGATAGCGCAACGTGGGTTACCAGTGCGGTCAGCTGAACAACGAACTCAGAGTGGTGCTCCATGTTTCGTCGGCCTCGAGATAGGCGCGTGCCGCACTGCGTAGCGAGTTGGCCAGATCGATACCGGCCGTATGCAA belongs to Mycobacterium basiliense and includes:
- a CDS encoding secretion protein EspD, coding for MALPRDDFDRDDFDAVDPWGTDGAPRWAVDPIVGLARPAPTDGETTVDDTQAQVETATVTNPQGSVSVSALMDGRVEQIRLTAQVVRMSESQLAAEILVIADLARQRAQSAQYVFILDRMSQAADGDQQRLACLGEFVRKTWNLPTPAEAATAVAEVFASRYNPDGSLRDTDAAR